The window ccgaggaatagtaatatgtgtgcctcttggcataggcacacataattatTTAAACAGTACACCAAGGTTCAGATGACTATACAGCCTTTGTCTACTTAAAAGCATGAACCAAACACCCAACAGGGCTCACTACTCACGCATGACTTCCATCACTCTGTGTCTCAGGAAGGTTCGGCTGCTCTGTAGGTTGCCAAAGCGTTTGATGTCCAGTGGCCAGACATTGGCGGTGGGGTAGCCATAGGTCATCCACTCTGCCAGGTACCTGGATACCAAACCACACAACAGGCCATTTATCCCTTTTTGTAATGcaaaaaaacacattcacaACACAGTCTTGATCGCTGCAACTGATAAACCATGGCTGAATTATTTCAGGTGACCCAATATTGATCACATGCTTACGTCTAGTCTTAACAGATACACTTATATTCGTTCTTACTTTCCAGCCCCTCCAGCAAAGGCCAGGCCTGAGGAGTTCATTCCTGCCAGCACATAGTACCCAGACACACCTGGGGTCTCGCCCATCAGACAGCGCATATCAGGTGTGAAGGACTCCGGACAGTTGACCAGCTGATGGATCTCAGCTGACTCGAGGCTGGGCATTCTCCTCAGCAGGGCACTGAGCATCGGCTCTGAAGgcagaaaacaaaaagtgcTCTAAAATGTAGCAAATCCAGATGATAATTTAATACAGTTTACTCTAATTAACTTAAACAACCAACCACACCATAAACAAGAAATATTACTGCGCTGCTTCTTGTTCTTTTGTCCACCTCTATTGTTGTACAATTACTGAAAAACCCTGAACCACCTCTCACCATAAATCATCTAAGAGTCTAAAGGTTCCAGCTGCAGCCTTTACCCATGTTGTTCCATCAACAGTCCAACATGTTATTCCAAAACAAATGCTGAaaatggaaatttaaaaaaaaactaaacctaAAGATATCCAGGTTAGTATCACATAAGAAAAAGGAAGGCAGCAAATCTTCATATATTCGAGAATCCATAACCAAGGTGTTTTTGCCCATTAAGatgacatatttttaaaaatttaataatggattaacaaaataatcaaatgaaTTGCAGCTCTAACAATATCAGAGTTGAATTCTACTATATTGCAATCTATTACAATACATTAATATAATATACATTCATAAAATACAGTACATTCTAACATTATATATTGTGATGGATTCTTTCAACAACCTTTTCAACCCCTACACTTGTAAGAGAAAATGATGATGTGTGCTGCTATAATAAACTCTTGTTTTTATGGCAGCCTGGTATGAGAAATCTCACATTACAGGTTTAAGGCCAAGGCCAACAGACAGGTGTATTTTTACATGTGTACAGAGAGGTGGGTCAAAATCATTTAAGGTAGCCTTAAACAGAGGTGCATAAAAATAGATATGCCCAGTCTTGCTTGCTTGCTCAGTCTTCTGTAGCTGTTAAATGAAACCAACAAAGGTTTGATTTTGTGTCATTATTTGATAGGTAAACCTCGTATataattttcaacattttaagaTGCAGTCTACAACTGTGGCTACTTTAcagctaagaaaaactaaacacacctTGCCTTTGTGCTACATTAATAACAGGAGACTTGATCAAGTGTCCTTCCTATTCAGTTATGTTATGTTTCAACAActtttaatgaataaaaatacaatattaatactttttctttttttttttaccaaagtGATCCCAGTCCTCCTGCATGTTCTGGATCTCCAGCTGGTTGCGACCCTCAGTGAAGATGGGTTTGGGGTTTTTCTCAAAGCCTCCTGACAGAAGGCCTCCCTGCCATGGCCGTGCATATATCCTGCCATCCATATCAATCACCACTAGCAAAGAGACACACAGTTAGAAACATCGCCTGGCTGGACTTGTTTTTAGCCTTTCAGCAGGCATTAACATATTGCATATTGCTAAGCACATTATTTGGCTAAGTAAAAAGGTCCAGCCTGTGCcctagttttttctttttactatgggactaaaaaaaaaaaagactagacATAATTGTTGATCTGATATAAAATGCAATTAGTTAATTAATTtgccaaaaaacagaaaaaaaatcatgaagtGAATGTTCTTTAATGTTCTTCTTTAATACAGCTGGCTACACAAATTGAATGGACTTCAATAGTGTCTACTGCAAAGGTTACTTCCTGGCTTTTTAATATGTGAGACCTGGTGTGTTGGGTGGAAGTGGCTCCTGGAGAGGTTTGGTGAGGAGGTAGAAGTGTTCACATCCATGGAGGGGAACTGACACCTTCGTCTCACTAGCCTGGCCCAGCTCATAAGCCCACTGGAGCAGAAACAGTCAGAGAACCAAATACAATTTGAACAATGTGTTGTTATAACAACTAGAAACAAGACACTTATAGTCACCATAGGAAACAACTGTTTCAACTACTTtcacagagggaaaaaagattataaaaaataattaaattattattgttattattattattatgattaagaagaagaagaaaaagaattgCTCCCTGTCCTGCTTACATATTCTTGACCAAGCATGACACTGAATTTCCACAGAAACAAAAGTAATTCCAAAATGTTTacaaaggggtttttttttgtcacagatTCCATTTCTCATAGTTTCAGTCTTATTAATGCATCTCCAATAGAACGATTTACCTGTCCAGCACAGCTGACAAAATATTCGCACTTAATGGAACCACGGTCAGTCTCTACAGCTGTTACACATCCCTTCTCTACCAGAACCTGCTGAACACTGGTTCGCTCCAGGATCTGAACCCCTGAAGGAGAAGAAAGGGGGAAACAGAGGAAACGAAGGACAAAAGAGGAGGTTACAATTATGGGGTGGGCCAGCAACAGCAGAACACACGATTTATGGTCTACCAAACCAAACTGCAAGTTTGTGTTACCTTGTCCAGCTGAAGCCACGGCAAGGGCATGGTTAACATCTGGTGGAGACACGACAGCATCTTCAGGAAGGTGGAGTGCGCCTACCAGGTCATGAATGTTAACAAGGGGGTGGAGTTTGGCCACCTCTTTAGGTTTAATAATATTACAATTGATCCCCATTACCCTGTGAATGAAGTGAAAGGGTCAAAagtcatttatgtttttttaatcggTGAAAAGGGACAATCAGCTGGCACTATTATTTCAAACAAAAACTTGTGAGTCCCCAAAAGCTTGTCCTCACAAAGTTAGTAGAGCTTTACAGCTTAATCCACATAGCTGTGGTCTAAATACTAACTACAGGACTTACTTCAGCCTTGATGCGAGGCGCTTAAGAGAAATGAAGCGATCCTGATTTTGAGCCAGACACAAAGACCCTGTCTTCACACAACCTGCAACACATACCACACACCACATATGACTCAGTCGGTGAAATCTATCATTAGTATTCTAGCTTTGCAGCTTGTTTATTGCCAGTGCACATCAAATGATATCTCGGACTTCAACAAAAAGTATCTGGTTGTGTTACATGCAAATGTTTCTAAATGCATTGACACAGAAGGCAGTATGCTGTCACAATTTGCTCCCTTGTCTGTTTTGTGCTTTAGAAGCTATAATCTGGGAAGATACAACTGCAAGCTGTTCTATAATCTAAATTAataattaacattttaaaaaatatgtggtGATGTGCAAGTGGGAACTGTTAACTATCGGCACCAATAGTAAAATGGTAAAACAGAAAACCCTTCTAAGAATAAAACAGCACCAAGCTAAgttaaatatgacaaaaaccAAATTCTGTAAATCATCTGACCTGTTTTTACCCccgtctcctcctccagctgctggTAAAGACTACTGGAGTAGTTAGCCATTTGACACTCGATGGAAATGGGCTTGGCCACGCTGACAATACCAGCACATAGTCTTGTTGTTCCTGCACCAAGTCTGGTTAAGATAATAATGGCCAAGAAAGTATTAACACAACAATATCAAATCTAATATTTCTTTTCATTATCACCTCCTAATGTTCAAGCTATCCCTACTCTTATATAATATCAGTGGTCTGAGTTAATAACATAAAGAACATCTCTCTCTTCATGCTAATTTTAAGCCAACAAACACAATGGCTTATCTGTAAGATGTTGAGCTGAAAAACTCACCTGCCCTGCTCAAGTAGTACAATATCAGTCCAGCCCAGTCTAGCCAGGTGGTAGGCCACTGATGTTCCCACAATACCTCCACCACAGATGACGACCCGGGCCTGGCTAGGCAATGGAAGCAGCTGGGAGTCTCCACTTACAGTCAAACACCGAGGGGAAGTCCAGAGACCCCTGCCTACCAATCTATACCCCGTCTGGTGAAGCAGCCGCAGCCGGGGGAGCATAACAGGGGACAGAGCCCTGGAGCTCCGCACACAGCTGGACATAGCTGTGCTTTCTGCAATAAGAGACATGGGATCTAAAGTTACTCTATAACCTTAGATAGAGGACAGTACCACAGTGAATGCATCAACATGACCCTAACTTTACAAATATCCTGACATAATTTCAATAACATATGATCCGTTTTCTACAGTGTGCAGGGTGTGATATAGACCTCGTAATATTTTAagttgctgtattttttttaaaatctgaaatAATTTGATATTTGCTGTAAATATAGTTGTGTCAATGtcacagtttcattttaatttggttAGGTAGATACTAATAAATTATTACTACACCACAATCTATACATCTCTGACAGTACTGCTGACCTTTTCTGCTAACAGCATGGATTAGTTTGCGTTCTAAACTTCCCATGTCAGGGCCTTTGAAAGTGTCTACAATAAGCCAGattaaattgtcaacactggaAGTCGCTAGTTTCCATAAGGTTACATAAAGATGCACTGCTGTTCTTAAACTTAAGTTACTACATTTAGCTTAACCAGACATAATCCAAAGTAAATACAACATTAAACACTTTGCATAGGGCCTGGGAAGTCAGCAAGGTGAACTTACAACAGTCCTTCAAATGTCTGCTTGTATTATAAAGACTGCTGTTAGCCTTGAAGCACTGCTGTACTTGTATTCTTAGCAGCACAGCTAGCTTTAGCTAACAGCATGTCGGTATCTTTGTAATTTACACCTTTAGATTAATGGCAAATACCTAGCAGACATGTAGATGACCAAAGTCGCACACAAAGTTTCCTAACATTTTGGGGGTATGTGCTGGCACTACTAAAGCTCGCACTATTGATAATGTTAGTCACATAGCACAGCTTAGGCTATCGAAAAGCTAGCcaatgtttattatttttgctaaCACGACGGCTAAACCAGGCAGAAAATCTTCTCTAATCATAACATCTATTTTTCACGACTACATTAAACTCACCGATTTAGTCAAGTCCAGTGATTATGATATTtcaataataaaactgaaggaTAGTCACTAAGGTGTAACTGAAAGCCGAATTCAGAGACTCCCGTTAGTTAAGTGGTACCTTTTCCGGTATAacccttcaaaataaattaCGTCTGCGTCTTTTTAGAATGGCTCCATTCTCATCCAACTCAAATACGTAGGATATATCTAGAAAGTTGCAAACCTACTTATTATGAATCAAAtgattttttctaaaatttattttttctatttttattgtttgggttttttttttaatgtttttatgtttgtgtgtttttttttattgtttttttttaatctcgaATTCACCTTTTCATCCT is drawn from Oreochromis aureus strain Israel breed Guangdong linkage group 1, ZZ_aureus, whole genome shotgun sequence and contains these coding sequences:
- the pdpr gene encoding pyruvate dehydrogenase phosphatase regulatory subunit, mitochondrial, encoding MSSCVRSSRALSPVMLPRLRLLHQTGYRLVGRGLWTSPRCLTVSGDSQLLPLPSQARVVICGGGIVGTSVAYHLARLGWTDIVLLEQGRLGAGTTRLCAGIVSVAKPISIECQMANYSSSLYQQLEEETGVKTGCVKTGSLCLAQNQDRFISLKRLASRLKVMGINCNIIKPKEVAKLHPLVNIHDLVGALHLPEDAVVSPPDVNHALAVASAGQGVQILERTSVQQVLVEKGCVTAVETDRGSIKCEYFVSCAGQWAYELGQASETKVSVPLHGCEHFYLLTKPLQEPLPPNTPVVIDMDGRIYARPWQGGLLSGGFEKNPKPIFTEGRNQLEIQNMQEDWDHFEPMLSALLRRMPSLESAEIHQLVNCPESFTPDMRCLMGETPGVSGYYVLAGMNSSGLAFAGGAGKYLAEWMTYGYPTANVWPLDIKRFGNLQSSRTFLRHRVMEVMPLLYELKVPRWDFQTGRQLRTSPLYDRLDTQGARWMEKHGFERPKYFVPPGKDLLSLDQSKTFYKPDWFDIVGAEVKCCKEAVCVIDMSSFTKFELTSTGDQALELLQHLCANDLDVPVGHIVHTGMLNERGGYENDCSVVRLSKNSFFIISPTDQQVHCWSWIKKHMPNDPHLHLEDVSWKYTALNLIGPRAMDVLAELSYVSMTPDHFPSMFCKEMSVGYANGIRVMSMTHTGEPGFMLYIPIEYALHVYNEVMSVGQKYGIRNAGYYALRSLRIEKFFAFWGQDLDAFTTPLECGREFRVKFDKDTDFIGREALLQQRQDGVTRRFVMLVLEDHDTELDLWPWWGEPVYRNGQLAGTTTSSAYSYTLERHVCLGFVSPPLGPEGLPTPITPDFINRGDYEVDIAGQRYPAKAKLYPFSSLFTQQKRRKDDMELSNLQGK